A section of the Rummeliibacillus pycnus genome encodes:
- a CDS encoding acyl-CoA dehydrogenase family protein, which translates to MNFELTKEQQMIRDMVRDFAKAEIEPYARELDETHTFRKESFDKMAELGLFGIPFPEQYGGSGGDTISYALAVEEIGRACGGTGLSYAAAVSLGATPFYNFGTEEQKQEFLVPMAQGETLGSFGLTEPNAGSDAGGTKTKAYLDGDEWVINGEKCWITNASYARQIVVTAVTGQNEKGKNIITAIIVPTNTPGVKIRSDYKKMGVRASNTCEIILENVRVPKENVLGDEKKGFGQFLNTLDGGRISIAALSVGIAQAAFDKALAYSKERKQFGQSISKFQGISFKLADMAMEIELARNMVMKAAWLKDHGKPFKKEAAFAKLFASEMGFRTCNQAIQIHGGSGYMAEYDVERHLRDIKLMEIGEGTSEIQRVVISRILGC; encoded by the coding sequence ATGAATTTTGAATTAACGAAAGAACAGCAAATGATCCGTGATATGGTCCGCGATTTTGCAAAGGCTGAAATCGAACCATATGCACGTGAACTTGATGAAACACATACTTTCAGAAAAGAGAGCTTTGACAAAATGGCTGAGTTAGGTCTTTTCGGAATTCCGTTCCCAGAACAGTATGGCGGCTCAGGTGGAGACACAATTTCATATGCGTTAGCAGTTGAAGAAATAGGACGTGCTTGTGGGGGAACAGGATTAAGTTATGCAGCAGCAGTAAGTTTAGGTGCAACGCCTTTTTATAATTTTGGTACCGAAGAGCAAAAACAAGAATTTTTAGTACCCATGGCGCAAGGAGAAACGCTAGGATCATTTGGTTTAACAGAGCCAAATGCTGGTTCTGATGCTGGTGGTACAAAAACAAAAGCTTACTTAGATGGTGATGAATGGGTAATCAATGGGGAGAAATGTTGGATTACCAATGCATCTTATGCTCGCCAAATAGTTGTTACAGCTGTGACAGGTCAAAATGAAAAAGGGAAAAACATTATTACAGCCATTATTGTCCCTACGAATACTCCTGGAGTAAAAATTCGTTCTGATTATAAAAAGATGGGCGTTCGTGCATCCAATACATGTGAAATCATCCTTGAGAATGTCCGTGTCCCAAAAGAAAATGTATTAGGTGATGAGAAAAAAGGCTTTGGCCAGTTTTTAAACACATTAGATGGTGGACGCATTTCTATTGCAGCATTATCTGTTGGAATTGCACAAGCAGCATTTGATAAAGCACTGGCCTACTCAAAAGAGCGTAAACAATTTGGCCAGTCTATTTCAAAATTCCAAGGAATAAGCTTTAAATTAGCGGACATGGCAATGGAAATTGAATTAGCGCGCAATATGGTTATGAAGGCAGCGTGGTTAAAGGATCATGGTAAGCCATTTAAAAAAGAAGCGGCATTCGCAAAATTGTTTGCTTCTGAAATGGGCTTTAGAACATGTAATCAAGCGATTCAAATTCATGGGGGATCAGGTTATATGGCAGAATACGATGTAGAACGTCATTTACGTGATATTAAGTTAATGGAAATTGGCGAAGGAACTTCCGAGATTCAAAGAGTTGTCATTTCTCGTATTTTAGGTTGCTAG